A segment of the Solanum lycopersicum chromosome 9, SLM_r2.1 genome:
gcagCGAAACATATCTCATAGTCTTGAGATTTTAAAAGTCACTAAAGAGGGAACACATCATCCTTCAAAACCATCAATTGTCTTAGTTTTGAAATcttcaaaacaaacaaacaaaatgaaattaaataatcacAAATCAGAGCAACCCAATGCTTCTTTGATTCTTAAAATTGTGGCGCTCAAAACACCATTAACAGAACCCACTACCTCCATTTTTTGCTGCCTAGAGGTTGGATTATTATTACCACAAATCATTATTTGAAATGTCACTGTCAAAATTGAACCATTTTGTGCATTTGCAGTGCTGTCCCTATTCGAGGAGAGACGACCATCAGGACTTATAATGATACCAGAGGGCAAAATGGGAACTTTCGTTGCATCACCTCCATTGACAATTGAATTGATTGCTCGTAAATCTATGGATGCATAGACTAAAAATGCTCTCATTTCATCAATACTCGTCTCTTCAAGCACTAACATTTCCTTATGCATATTATAAAGTTGTTTATGCATtacaataattaagaaatattaggGTAAATACTATAAAAGAATAAGTGACgataatttatgtttttgaacaataaaaaattcacaGCTAATCCTATTTAATAATGAATTATGAAAGGATTATAAGTAATCTTGTTACCTATATGGGCTATAGGTCATTTAACAACAGATTTAAGGAGAATTTCATAGCTAAGTCTTGTTCTTATTCatagtgaaatatatttagcattATCAGTTTACCTAAAAGATAGTTAAAGATAATtattggatcacccaaaaagccaagtgaaattataaatatagaaatGAGACAAACAACAACTTGCTATAAATGGCTAAGCTATGATCAGtgtatataaattaaacatGAGAATGTTAgtcttttgtgtgtgtgtgttgtaaTTGTTAATTGACTACGAGTCAAAAGTAAAATTGGATCGTAGAAAATTCCTTTTGATTCAataattaaagaacaaaaagtcaaaagaaaaaaaagatacaagtttagaaattttggtatttttgcatgagaaaaaagataaattcagTCATACGtaatattatttgattcttgaaaaatgtcattattaCATGATAATTTAGGCAGAAAGCtaattataaagaaataaatatgacAAATACCTGAATAATCGTAATGTTTTTTCCTGGAAAAGTTCCTGTTAGTACTCGATCTAATTCAATCACATTATTTCCACCGGTCAAAATATCccactaaaaaaaatcaaatgataaACAGTATTATAGTTTAattgacaaaaaattattttgtgggATGAGTATTATTTAAGATCACGtatttcaaacaatatatgTACAATCAATGTCAAGACTAGCAAAACATGTAGATAATATAATATGTAGGggcttgaaaaaataaaatcgacCGATAAATCGAATCGAAAAAGTGCTATTTGTTTATTGCAATTAGATTAATggattttaattatattatggatatatatatatatatatatatatatatatataattatcggGTTACTAGTttggtatttattttttaaatattgggTTATAGGGTAAACTATTAACTCATCAAGACTATTGTAATTTACAACATTACCATACATAAATATTATAGATTAATGCTAATACACTACTTATTATTTTTGCCCGTTAGCCTTCCATTCACACTTCATATTGACTTTGAGTtcataatttcacattatataaAACGTCTAAACCTAAAATAAGAATCTTAGTCCTCTTAATTACTCTGTGTGTAACacttgtataatttttatatgctagttattattgtttctattttatcaGTATTTGTacaattacattattattttatcgcatcaaattattggagaaatgtcatatatttaaaatcattcTTATTGGTTAAACtgaaaatttaacttttaaggACCAAAATCGATTAAAGATATCTTATTGgtttaattttagtttaaaatatttaaaaaccaaTAAACATAACCTATAATATATCAAACGAACTGAGCTGACATACGCACACTCTAGTAACCAGGCAACATAATATTAACAAATCAATCATATTCCAGACTTTAactaattgtttttaaaaatccTTAACACAGAACtcattatattttaatgttaacattatgatatttattgaaataattgaGAGTTTTACATAAAAATCTATACATGAATTGAAAAGTAAATTTCTATATGCGTATTTTTAGGGGTCATTCGGTTAACAAGATATACAAGGAttgaaaatgtaaaaattactTCTTTTCTTAGATGTTTGGGTCattgaattaaaaattgaatatcaaTGCAAAGATATATACGATCATTCCTTTTTATGTCAATCATTCCCAATAACaattttttacctattatatactttaacaacaatatattatttgtaatcGCACAATGTGGATCCTGTAGAGGGTAGATTATACACAAATCTTACCCTTATATAATGAACGGGAGAGACTATTTTTGAAATATCCTCAGCCAATTCAATGTAGAATCAATGTTTTATTCGGAAAcaacataaattttatgttatattattatgttatcTATAATAACATTTCgctataaaaacataaaaaaaattctaaacaatTGACATTATTATAAAGAGGTTCGACACATACCTGATTTCTTGTCTTGTAATCATTGAAGAAACTGAAGACATCTTGGAATTAAAGAGGAAGCCATAGATAAGTAGTTGCAATGGCAATAAAGCCTTTTGGTTGGAtagtttcttcattttttactaTTGAAATCCTATCTCCACGGTTTAACTGTGGTGAGATTGAAAAATCTCAATGGTTGTCTGTCATGCttagaatttcaaaaaacttctTAACCATCCTTTGAGATACTTGTATCGTATTTTTTATCCCTTCTGGATCAGGAAACACTGAAagtaaaatcaaatttaaatagtacaataacatatatatttagtataattcCACAAGTGACATCTGCAAAGGGTGGTCATATCTTGAGAAGGTAGAGGGATTGTTTTTGATAGATTCTCATTCAAGTAAAGTATATCCAAATTCAGttatgaaaaacaaatacataaggatataaaggagaaaaaatgtAATACTAaagtagaaataaaatattaggaAAGTAATTAAAACAATATTGATAAAGAAACAAGATAAGTgtgtcttttttgttttttggaaaataatttttgtaggaaatctatttttattttcatattttattttgaaattacaaaatatattttctaaaaaaaaacttctattgaagattgataaaaaaatattaacatattggaaagtattttgataatatttctacatgttaaagataataataatatttgggTGTCGTTAAAGAACTGATATAATACTCAAAGTTGAGATGATTgtaaagaaaaatgactttACACGGAAAATGAGAGAACTGGTCATTTTTTCTGTTCCTTTGATTggaatttatttctttataaagTATTTCTTGGCCAATCAAtaaacatcaaaaaataaacaattttttaattgcttaaatcataccaaacacacccctTAAGGAAATACGaaaagtttgaaaaagaaatgtttcaaattaaaaatatgagaaaattgtttaaaaaaatgactttcaaaattaaaagagtGATCATTTTCCGAGcccattaaaacaaaaaaaattacacgtCAAACGTGGTTAAAATacgtattatatatatacttcaaagattaaaaaaatttaaaaggtcatatttcaaacatataaacaaagaaaagagatgGATCTGGAACCCTTCAagatttttaagtttttaagtAAAGCTACcttaatttgatgaaaaaattacaattgaTTCTTTTCTcaacttataaattaaaattcaaaaatgtagtaaataaataaagggaATATAAAATCAAACCTCCTTTGGAATCATGCCTGTTATGGTATGTTGAACccatttgaaaattaaatctCTCACACATCATTTGAAGTGTAACAATCCATCTTTTAGCTCCGTATGCTTCACGATCACACAATAAATCTCTAAAGATATGATTAACCTGATATTTTTCATACACTTGAACATGTTCCACCCAAGTAACCtgcaaaagtaaaaataataaagaaacaagaataaaaataattaacttagttGGAAAATAATGAGGAAAGCGTGtttgaaatttgtattttttagcAATGGATGTCATAAGGCAAGAATTGAAAAGGACCATATGAGGACAAAGAATAATCCTCGCTCTTTTGATTCAAACATCTGCGACATGAACAACAGTGTATAGGCCGGAgttcaacataaaaataaagactAACAACTCTAATAGCATGTTAAAAGCATAGTTATTGAATCTAACTCAAtcctaaaataaaacatatcagGTTGTGGGGGATTTTCCAAGGTTATACACAAACGGAAAGATTATTTTCTAAAACAATATGGGGATACATAAGTAGGTCCCCATGCAAGTCCGAAAGATGATAATTTGGAGAATAAATTAACAACATAATATGATGACCCAAAATTAGATAAATCGAGAATTAAGATAGTTTGACTCTTATATAATATTAGAAACAATAGACATCATGAAATAGGTATAAGTACGAGTAAATTTGTACCTATTTAATATACCATTTGAAAAATAAGCTACATATAAATAGTGATATGTATGTTACCCATTTGACTTGTAGAATAAGACTTGAATACTCAAATAACTGTGAAATATAGCTAGAAAGAAAGACTCTCTATGGATCCAATGGGTGCATACTTATTTCATAAAGAATAGGGGTAGAAACTGTCACTTTACCTACTACTGCTTTATTGGTAGTGCGAAAGACTTTCAGTACAAGAGATTTGATAATCCCAAGGCAAGATGGGCAGAGTGAGTTGATGATGGACTTTGAAAGGCACAAAAATGTGGGAAGTTTTCTACCAATAAGATGAATAACTATATCATGCCTACTTTTACAAGAGTAGAATGGAATAGTATTACTTTGCAACGAGGAGTACATCAaagattcaaatttattttgtggcTAGTAGTGCAGAAAACTTTAGCAATTGTTGAAAGACTTGAAAAGTTTGGTATTCAGGTGTCAGTTGAATATGTGTTCTGTAGTAACAGAAAGGAAACCTTTGAACCTATTTGTTTTGATTGACAAGTGACAAAGACATTATGAGAAAGAATGTGCATCTAGATTGAAATACAAAAGAAGTTTTCATGACTGAATCAAGAATATTGTTTTTGTGAGGATTGAATATAACATTTAGAGAGAAAGAAACAAGATTAGCTTCTATTGAGTAAGAGTATATGCTGATAAGGTCTTTAGAGAGATTGTACTACATATTCATCTAAGAGGACAACACAAGCCAAGATGGAAATCTTTTCTACAAACACTATATAACTATCCTTAGAGTAGCATTTCCTTTGTAATAGATTAGttttatgatttgtttgatgTATGAGTAGGAAGTTAGATGGTTAGAAGAGAAGTTGTTATGGGTGTTTCTATGTAATGATTTGTTAGTACATGAAAATCCTTTggataaaaaactaaaataaatttcaagaacAAATGCATGATAAGACTACATACAATTGACCACAGTAATATGGACCACGTGTATAGAGGGAGCTTAATGCACAtaattttcctattatataaaatattgatatagaGAGAGGATATTATTCTTACCTTACTTTGGCCATTGCCCATATCTTGAATTGCACAACCAGATGGAAACTTCAAAGAATAATAAGGTTCACCACTCTGAATGTCGTTGAATATATCATATGAAATATCCACCATGATCCATGTTGTTGCATCCAGTTGTCTACAACCACGTATGAATAAAAATTCTCTAGCTTCAACTAGAGGAGATAAAATATGCAACTTTTCATACATCTGAattcaagaaacaaaaaaaatgattattttatgagTCAATTTCaatattgatttaatttctAGGGGAAAAATCTAAAAGATGTATTAATATTTTACCAATTGCATAGAGCCTCCCCAAGTACCAgaatcaagaacttcaatagTCTTAGCTTTTGTGACTATAGTAGGAAACAAGTTCATCCATTTGAcctacatataaaaaataattacttttaagCATATGATTAATTCTTAAAATACAAGTATGACAACTATGTCTAAAAATAAGTACTGATTGTCCATGTCCATAACTCCATATAAACTCATCTTAATCAATATTGTAtgggagaaaattaaaaagtgaaATGGTATCAACCTAATGAgaaatagaaattttttttgaattcatgACATTGAGTTAGATTTCAAAATATCATGACAGTTTCTTAGATCTCTCACTTGCTCAAGTTCGAAATCCATGATATTGGAATGGTATGTTTCCACAGGAGAAGTGGTAAGTTTCCAACGAATTCTCACATAATGgatacttttcaaaaataaactaGCGCTCCCAATCTTTAATATacaaagcatatatatatatatatatatatatatatatatatatatatatatatatatatatatatatatatatatatatatatatatatatatatatatatatatatatatatatatatataacatgaaAGTGTTCATGAAACTCACTGGATCAAGAAAATTATGTATCAACTCAACTGCAGTCATTAACACAATTCCACAATCCTTTGATGATTCAATTCGACCCGTTGATGTTTGGGGAGGTAGAacttgatttgaaaattttcttccaTAAATCTCTCGATAAATAAAACACCGCCTATCACTTGATGAATCTACCCAAAAAGGATCATTCATCTTCCAAAGTTCAACCATTTCATTCATAGAAGCAACAACAGTctcaaacataattttttgcTGCCTACTATGCTGATTACATTCAtcatgttcttgtggtgattgAGAGATCATTGAATGTGCATGAACATTATTAgtattttgattgttttcttgACGAAGAGGAGGATATCTAATGGGAGATCCGCATGTGTCTTTGTTCAACAAACTTCCATCAGATGAATTTGAAGGTGATCCAAGAGTCGATATTTGTGGTGCCAAATTTGAATCCATCACAAAAGGTCTTCCAAAAACATGTGAGATgatatttgatactttttcatcctgaaaaaataaaattttaagttaatttacataaataatagGTACgtattaaaataaacttatttgagaagtgtataatttgctattagtgtatataatttaaattctttCAATCAATTAATTGATTGTGAGATCAAGATTATCCCTCTTGTCAAGGGAGGGTGCAACTCATATGCACGGGGCGGAAACAAATCCAAGATATAATTTAACACATTTAACACTAGTGTAaatcttattaaaaagagaatcACTTTGTTTAACATACTATCAAAACCCTAACAAGGTTTGAGCTCATCTATCCCTAAGACCTTTTGTTAGGGAAAGATGAATCTTATCCATACTATCACAACCCTTGGTAGTAGGATTCCAAAGATTAATTgttgtatttataaaattatcgatCCAgagataatattatttgatctgactccttcattttttattataagatATGTTCTAATACCTTAAATTCTGAATTAATCCATCAAGTTCAAACCATGAATTTGCCTCGTCTTTGTTGTATATAAGTTATTCTTTTAAggataaatagaaaaattaacataaaaaataaaataaataggatAAATAGAAGGTTGAATAACTTGTTATGTCAACTATTGATTTTctgttttcatattttctaaattacgttctctttcttcttttccaaTAGGAAGTCCATCACATTTTGGACACATAATATTCTTCATTGCCTCTTTCATTGCCTTATATtcacaaagattttttttttccgaAGAGCATTGTTAATGGATGTCTCAATTTTAGTCTgatgaaatatataaaacaaaattaatcaCATATCGAATAACAATAAAAACTTAATATAACATATAGGTAACTAAATAATTGtacaaataattattatgttaaattttcaCTCTTCTCAAATAAAGGATCAATAGTTCAAATTCCAATAATTTGAGGATTTATGTATCAGAATtagaatattataataattgaagGACGAAAAATGGTACTTAGCCTTTTTATAatgcttgaaaaatattttttccattcATCTTTGCTTAAAAGATCAAAATTCCATTCTAATTTGAATCACATACACATTCTTCCTtgtataagaaatatattttaaagaatttttacaTTAGGTGAAAAAATTAATCCATGAAAATTTAGTTTACTCAACTTCCCTAAATTTAACTAGAAGTTCTGAACCACATATTATCTGAATTACTACTACTACCCATAGCTCCCACAACTAAAAACTTCTCTATGATATCAAGAGTACTGATCATATTCAACTTCACCATTTTATCCTCGGTTTGTTACCTAGTATCCTCTTCTTTCTCTCCCTTACAATCAGAAATCCAACAGATGGAGTTAGTGTTAGGTCGTTAAATTCTTACTCGGGATAACCAACAGTCTTTATGAAGAACTTTATGTTCCTTCCTAAGAAGCAAATAGTCTATATGAGTTTTATCTACCGTGCTATGGAAGGTGACCAAGTTCTCCCCCACCTTCAAGAAACTTTAATTGAATACCACCAACCCAAAAGCTATTGAAAAATTCATAAGTGAGACTCATCCGCATTCTTGTCCCTGAAATTGAAGCCTCCATACTAATCACTACACCCCATTGTAGTAGACTCAATGTGACCATTGAAATCTCCTTCTATGaataacttctttgtatttGAAACACCTCCACCCACCTCGTCCAATTCCTCCCAAAAAGTCTTCTAGTCCTCCTTGTCCAAGACAATTTGCAGAGCGTAAGCACCAATAATGTTCAAACTGGAATCTCCAATTAGTAActtaatcatcatcatcctatCATCGATCCTCCTTACCTCAATCACTTCCTCCCTAAGCTCACAATCCGCTAGGATGCCTACTTTATTCCTAATCGTTACACCTTTCGAGTATCACAACTTATACTTATCCATATCACATTCCTTCTATCCTTCTTATTTGGTTTCCTGGATACTAGTTATCCTTCTCTTTTTGAGAATCTTCACTAGCTCTATGAAATTTCCTATCAAAGACCATACTCTTATTCTAGATGTGATAAATATAGTCATGTTATGGAAATAACATTGTTTGGTAATTGAACAACTAacgagaaaaattattttttgatagaaGTTGAAAAATTGGGTTGTGGTCTATTTTAAGCCCAACCCAACCCAAATAATTTATTCATCCGctcatttatatatacaaattattttgattagCCTGAACTTCATTAAATTGTTCCATTTAATATTTCAAGATTTccttcattcatcaagtaatcttgaaaagaaaatcaTTAGTTTTGAGTGGCAAAGCCAAATTTTTCTGACTTTAAATTCTCAAAACCCAAAAGGGATTCAATTTTTTGTCCATTTTGTAATTCCTTGCTAATTAGTGAACTTGCTAGGGAGTTCATGCACTTTGAATTATTTAGAAttcttgtattattgattttattaagcAACAACTTAATTGACTTAGAGGTtagataatgaaaataatttaaatgaaaagtaatttatttattaaagttcATATATTGATGAGAGAACATACTTTCAAATTTATTGATCAATTCAACATGGAAAATCAAATTAGTGATTTAGGAAAACTATGTAGAAGTTGAAAAGTGAAATCATCAAGAATGGAATTTATTGTACGCGACCCGAGGGGTTGGTTATAGTGGAAGTAAATAACTTGATTATAACGAGGAAtaaattatcttatttatttacaCATCCTAACAACTTAACCAAATATAGAGAAACAATTTACCAATAGATCACTGctttcattaaattatttcaaCTTTTGTCATTactttttctagattttttaaaattttaatgaaaaaaatatatattaatttgttgttgtgtgtaaacaacaacaaaaacaacaataatatccAATAAAGTAAGTACAATTgacaatatataaaagaattaaataatcaaaagtaCCTTTGCTTGAGCCCTTCTGTTTTGGAACCAAAGCTTGACTGCTTATGGTGAAGCCCTGCTTCGCTACCCAATTGTTTTTGTTGATCCTCATCTGGATGCGGgcatttcttgaagaatcttcattcaaaaattcatgaagagaaaatattattgatcatttattaaaaaaataaaccaaaaaaagaaaataacaaaaaaaatatcataaatacatGGTCGATTAACAAGTATTTCTCCACCATTAATCAGGTCTTAAGTTCAAGCATTGGAACTAAAACTTTTGTAAGGAACGTTTGACCATAAAATGGGACTTGATTCCACActtcaatttgaatttgtcGGGCCGTAGATCAACTACCAGATACTCACTAATGCTTGAGGAGTAGTAAGTACTCTTTTATCGTTAACTAGAAGCCTCGTGTTGAGTCATGGGACAAGAGTTGTCACCATTGATTGGGAGGGGtttagcccccccccccccccaatgtGAGACTTTGTGAGGCAAATCTGAAATAAGCAGATCAtaaagtttgatttttcaatGCAAATCTAGATTACGGTCCCAAAAGATAGATTTTTTACGTGATCTAGATTAGCTGGGCCCTAAAATGAAATTTCTCGACACAAAGTTAAATTATTCATACCTCAAAAGGGGTATCTAACAGAATGGAAAATAGATTATTTGTGTTTTTGGTGCAAAAATTAGAAAGACATTGAACTTAAACGAACTCATCTTATTATGCTAAAGTCATAAAGAATAAACAAGTTCatttataatgatgtatatataacagattaatcatcaaaataaattatttcaaaactattttagcaactaaacaaaagaaaagaggaaatgtgaaatcaaaagtacaaatcttttattaaatatagtgGAAATGTggggaacaaaaataaaaccaaaagagaaatcaatcaaaataaataaatatcaattgatgcacaaaaaatacatacaaaaagaaaatcaaatattcTATCactaatgaaatttaattttaccactgataatttaattttaccaCTGATgcagtttaaaaaaataacatcatCTCTTTGAACAAACGAAAAAATTGAACAGATATATCCGAaggatcatattttttttttaaaaaaagttgatcTTACGCATCAAGTCTTTGAATTTGTTCCATAGAATGTTTGTGGTATTGTCCATGCCTTTCAGATTTTTTTTGCGAATGTGATGATTCTCCAGCAGGTTCTTCCACAGAATCTGTCatatttttggataattttCTGTTTGAtacaacaaaataacaaaagaaacacAAAACCAAGTGAtaatctatttcatttactatgtaaacaattaatttatataagaaacaactaaaatagaacaaaaaaaagaaaataaaagagaattttttttacacacacacacacacacacacacacacatatatataacatttattaagtttcttatttttctaatctaaattttaaattattaatttttaattttcaaatttaatataactTTATGGTTGCATTTGCACATCCAAACAATACATGTGTAATTATAGTTTAATTCCACTGTGGCAAATAAGCAAGTCGATGTCATTACAAGGTTGTATaattattatgttgatattttctATCCTAATAATTACATCAATTCTTTCAAATAGACCAAAAGCGTAAAGAGTGAAGATAAGATAggaatttgaatttgttttgGTTTTCTCTCTTAAAAGACTTGGTTTGATATAAGTAGATATGGTAAGTAATTtataaattctatatttaaatTGCAAGTTAATTCCTCATATGGACATTTGAGaacaattttttcctttaaatcacataattatttttctaatagtaaaatcacaatttttaaaacaattttttaaatatttaatctaaTATCTAACAAACTCAATTAAAAGAGGATAGACAACACTTGTCCCCTgaagaattaagaaaaaatgacaTGGAATATACctctcaaattcaaaatttagagTTGATATACCATTTGTTACAAAAGTGACTCGTATATACTCctattatttcataaatagctcaaatatatcatatttatctaatgggagtgaaaaaaataattaaatttattttatttttttgatatataattaaaaactaGAATCTATATAGGTATATTTGATTTGTTCGCAAAGTTAAGAGGTATAGTTGATCTTTCTCAACTATGAGTTTTTTTTCTACGTTCTTTAATTcaatgaatatttaaattttactatcTTAACTAGGTAATTTTTCGACGCTTCCTTcggtcataaataataattgcattgaacttgcaaataatat
Coding sequences within it:
- the LOC112942189 gene encoding homeobox-leucine zipper protein HDG11-like, which codes for MDSNLAPQISTLGSPSNSSDGSLLNKDTCGSPIRYPPLRQENNQNTNNVHAHSMISQSPQEHDECNQHSRQQKIMFETVVASMNEMVELWKMNDPFWVDSSSDRRCFIYREIYGRKFSNQVLPPQTSTGRIESSKDCGIVLMTAVELIHNFLDPVKWMNLFPTIVTKAKTIEVLDSGTWGGSMQLMYEKLHILSPLVEAREFLFIRGCRQLDATTWIMVDISYDIFNDIQSGEPYYSLKFPSGCAIQDMGNGQSKVRIISSLYINILYNRKIMCIKLPLYTWSILLWSIVCSLIMHLFLKFILVFYPKDFHVLTNHYIETPITTSLLTI